Within the Desulforhopalus sp. genome, the region GGCGAGGGGATATACCTTTGCTGGCCTATTGTCGGGCCATCTAATATCAGGGATTCCCTTGGCTTGGCCGTTGATTCCGTAGCCAATCCGCTTCCCTACGTTTATGATGATCGAATCATCGACCTTGCCCTTTATTCGAGTTCCAAGGTTAATAGCTTGTCTCTTAACCCGGATCTGTACGAAGACCTGAAAAGATACTCGCTTGATCCTTACGTCGCCTCGCGCCAGGCCTATATCGAATATCGACGGGGACGTCTCGCCCAGAAAGATAACTAAACAGGACATGTAATCCTGCAAGGAGAGTAAGCTTATCCCCAAATAGGGGAAACATGATGTGGCAAGTCAGCTATTCCCGGTAAATACTTGAGAGAGAAAAAGAGGGGAAGGCACAATCGCTGGCGTTAAAAAAGAAATCGGGCAGAAAATACAAACCTCGTAAATTCTACCCGATTGGGGGGGGCTGGTTAACTCCCGTGTGGGATTACCCTATTTATAGCAATGTGCGTGCCAAAATGAAAACGATTTATTGTTTTCATTTAAGTATGCTATTTCAGGATGTTATTCAGGAGTGTTTTTTGTCGTAAAAAATTAACGGCTTTCCGGTTACGCGAAACCGTTGTCCGTTTCCAAAGTGTAATTCGAGGTTGTTACTGGTAATCCTTTTGCATCCAGCTCAAAAAGTGGCAGATGCCAGGTTTCAACATTCTTCGCTTCCTTCTCACCTTGGTTGAGGAAGGGAATACGTCGTACCGGAAGAGGCAACCGGCCAAACACTAGGGCAGTTTATTCAAGGCGGTTCGTATCTCCTGGTAAGCAGCCAGATTCTGTAACCAAAGTTCAGGTAGTGCCTCCATCCCCAACCCTGCGCCGAGGAGCATTCCGACAACCATGCCGCGGGCGGCGGAGTCACCCCCAGCCATAGCTGTTTCGATGAGAGCTCCCTCAAGATCTTTAGGAGAATGAAGAACTGTGTAAACCGCTCCCGGCAGGGCAGCGCTCATTGAGCATGCCTGTCCGAAGTCCTTAACCGCTTGACGGATGCTGACGTCGGGTTGGTCAAGGCAGCGGCGAAGTCGAAGGTCAAGATCGATGTCCGCGATACCATTTGCCAGGGCCTCGTTGAACGCCTCGCGGGGCGGTGCGCCATGAAGGATGGCGTAACAGCTGTGGGCCAGGAAAACGGCGCCATCAACTGCTCCCGGCCCATTGTGGCTTAACGCTGTTTGGGCTCGAATGGCAGTCAACAAACCCTCAAGATCATCCCGGTAGCAATAAATCAGAGGGGCCATGCGCGCAGCTCCGCCGAGATCGGTGGAAGGGGAGCCGCTGGTGTCCGGAGAACGGCCTTGTTCAAGGTTCTGCAGTGTCGCTTTGGTGGCCCGATCCATATAACCGCTATAATCGGCAAAGAATTCCCGCCATTGCCGAGCAAAGGCCGGTAAGGAAAATTGCCCGCCCTGAAGGACGAGATGCCTGAGGAGCAACAGGCTTTGGTCGCCGTAGTGGGTAAATTCGCCTTTTTTTTTCGTTTGATGGTAACTTCCTTCCAGAGGTGGCAGCAGGTCAGTAATTCGGCCGGTGTGCCTATCGATCTGTTCAGTGTCATATATCCAATGAACTCCCAAGGCCAGCGAGTCGCCTAGAAATGAGGCGAGAACCATTGCTTCAGCTGATAATTTCATGAAAACCTCCTCAAGCAAAAACACTCATATGGTGGTGAGCGCGATATGTGGTGAATTTAGGCAATTGTATTAACAAAGGTAAAGATGATGGCTGGTTCTGTCAAATGCGTCGCTGCTTATGGCTGGTCTGCCGAGTAGTGATGAGGTTCCGCCGATTTAAAAAAAAAATTACCGGCAAAAGGTTTTCCGGCGCACGGACAGGTGTTTGTGACTTGACATATCTGTATATGTTAGTAATTCTTTGGCCATTTCATGGTGATACCAGAGGTGTGGCAAGAAATTGCCGTATTGTCGGCGGATTTGCTGCCGCCTTCTGAGAGGATTTGAGGAAGGAAAGATTGTTATGAGTGCTGTCGCGATGTCGTGGAGTCGAAGGGTGAAGCAGGTTGTACGATATGGAGTTGTGCCTGCGGGGATTTTTATGATTCTCCTCCTTCTCACCCTCTTTCTGATTCCGGTTGTTGTTAATGTGCAGAGATTTGTCCCGGAAATCGAGACTTTGGTAACGGAGGGAAGCGGACGGCCGTTTTCCCTCGGTAGTGATTTCAATGTGACTTTCTTTCCCTCGTTGAGCCTTTCATTTTCCGACATGAAGCTTGGCAACCCTTCCGGGTTTGGCGGTGATGAATTCATGAATATCCGCACCTTTGAGGCGCGGATAAAAATTTTGCCCCTGCTCAGGAAAAAAATTGAGTTCAGCCGGTTTGTAGTTGGTGGACTATCTCTCAATCTCGAAAAGAACAGCTCCGGCCAGGAGAATTGGCATCTCAACCCAAAGGCTTCGTCTGCCTCTCCCACCCAGGGGCCAATGCCGCCGGTGCTGGCCGGGCTTGCCGAGCACTTTGCCTTTACTCTCCTGGCAGTGACTGATGGACAGATAACATGGCGAGATAAAAAGCAAAATATTGATTATCGAGTCGAGGATATCATGCTGGTGCTGAATGATTTTTCATCGACAAACCCGGTGACCGCCGATTGCCGGGCAAACTTCAATGGTCGGCCTGTTGCCGTGGATGGCAAAGTCGGGCCGGTACAAATGCAAAAGGGTGTGGGCACTCTGCCGGTTGACCTGAGTTTCAATGTTGCCAATACCCTGCAAGGAAAGCTGCGGGGGACGATTGCTGAACAGAAAATGGCCAGTGAATTGGCCATAATCGTCTCGCCATTTTCTCCCCGTGAGTTTTTTTCTGCCGGCAATTTTCCTTTTGATCTTTCAGCAATCGACCCTCAGGTCTTCACCAAATTGGCGCTGGAGATGGTCGTTAAAGGCGGCAAGGAGAAGATCCTTATCGAAAAAGCGACTGGTCACCTTGATGACTCGAATTTTTTCTTCACCTTTGAAGCAAAGAATCCTGGTTCCCCTGAAATAGGGTTTACCATTGATCTCGACCGTATCGATCTGGACCGCTACCTGCCGTCGGTTAAGCCAACAGGTAAGGATCTGACCAAAGAAGGCAAGAGGGATGAAGGCCCGGCAAGTGATCACCGGCTAGCCAGGGAAATTGCCCTGGGAGGTGTGGTCAAGATCGGCGAACTAAAAGCCTTCGGCAGTACCCTTGCCGAGGTGAACATTCCGGTTCAAGGTAAGGATGGGCTGTTTACCTTCGCTCCTGCCGCCAACGCCGCATACGGGGGTAAGGTGGAGACGCATCTCACTCTCGATATGCAGGACGATGAGCCGGCCATTCAGGCCACTTTTGCCGCCCAGGGCCTTGCCGCAGAGCCCTTGCTGCGGGATCTGTTCGGTTGGGATAAATTGCATGGCACCCTTTCCGCCGAAATAACGATGGAGGCAGCTGGAGATACCCTCCAGGCCATACACAAGAGCATCGACGGCCAGGTGAGGGTGCAGATGCAGGATGGGGCCCTGGCAGGGGTTGATTTGGCTCGGCCGGATGTCATTGCTGGCCGGGCAAATGGCCTGAATTCAGACGATCCTGCTGCCGAGTTGCCGCGTCTGGAATTCACTGAGGCAAAAGGTGCTGCCATTATCAAAGATGGCATCCTTTATTTAAAAGAGGCTGATCTCGGTACGCCGGCTGCCTGGATACAGCTCAGTGGCACGATCGACACCATTCTGCGGCAGATGGATGTGCAGGTAGAGAGCGGGTACGAGGTAACGGTTAAAGGCAAGGGTGGACGAGAGGAAAAGACCAGTCAGTCCTCCCGGTTTTTAATTACTGGCCCTTTTTCCGGGCTTACACTGAATAATCTGACGAACCACTCCGGCCCCGTTGCCCTAAGCGGGAAGATGAATGCCAGATATCTGGTGGAGCAAAAGCTCCCCTCACCGGTTGACGACGATGTGAAAAATCTGGTAGGCAAGGATCTGGTCGATCCGGTGGTGGTTGCTCAGCGTTTCGGTCTGCAGCCGGACATTCTACGGCGGAGTGAGGTGAAGAAGAAATTGCCGGTTGGCAGCGGAAAGGTCAACATCGGTACATTACAGGAGGAGCCCGCCCTGCCGTGATGGCCGGCAAGGAGCGCATTACCTGATGCGGCCCTTTGTTTATTCTCGTCTTTGGTCAAAACAGACCGTGCTTCCCGGTATGGCCTTTGCCATTTTTTGCATCTCGGTACAGGCATCGTTCACCTCAAGATAGGAGAAGAAGTGGCGATAGCTGAGATCAATTCCGGCAATGCTGATGCTCATGATCGGAAAGATCTGCGGCCGGCCGCGCCGGTCTATTGCCTGAATGCAGCGCAGTTCGGTGTCCTGCCTGTTATAGAAGGTGATAATGTCCTGATCGAACTTGCTAATGATGTCCTGGGTTACTGCCGAGCATAAACCGGCAGGCACGGTCAGAATAAAATCATCACCACCAATATGGCCGATGAATGCATCAGGACATCCCGCCTTGGTTACTGCTTTTTTCAACACCTCCGCCATAAATCGTATGACCTCATCGCCTCGGGTGAACCCATATTTATCGTTATAGGCCTTGAAGTTGTCGATATCGGTATACATGACGCTGACGTGATGAATGCCTCGCAGCAGTTGTTCGATACGCTGGGCGATGCTGTTATTGCCTGGCAGTCCGGTGACCGGATTGATATCGAGGGCAAGGCCATGCAGGCGTTTCAGTTCGCACCTTGCTTCCCGGAGCTCCAGGTGATTGTTGAGTCTCGCCCGGACGATTGCCGGATTGAATGGTTTGGCGATATAGTCGACAGCACCAAGTTCCAGGCCTTTTGATTCATCGTCGCCCTCGCTTCGCGCCGATATGAAAATCAGCGGAGTTTCCCGCCATCTTGCGTTTTCCTTGAGGTGCCGGCACGTCTCAAAACCATTCATTCCCGGCATGACAATATCCAGGAGGATCAGGTCCGGCTCAACGATGCTGAGCATCTCAAGCCCCTCTTCGCCGCTTTTTGCAAAAAAGACCTCATGTTGTTCGGCTAGCAGACTTATCAGTATCTTGATGTGCTCGATGCTGTCGTCAATGATGAGGATTCTGCCAGCCCGTGTTTGCGACATGTTTTATTTGAGACCTCTTTTGCCGGATAAGGAATTTTGCCATTGATTCAGTAAATGTTGTGCCTTGGCAAAGTCCAGATCATTGATATGTTTTTCTATTCTCCCAAAAACCAGGCCGTCTTCCTGTTCAAGGTAGTCGTGGAGCTGGTGGATTTGTTTGATGGCCCTGCAACTATTGCTTTTTAGCGAGTCGGACAGATCGGCAAGCAGGGTTTGGCGGTTTTTAACCTGGTTATCGCTCTGTTGCGCCGTATCTTGGCAGTTCGCTATCGAAGACTGACAATTGTATAGATATGGTCTGAGAAAACCACAGATATTTTCGGATTCTCGCCCAATGTCAGCCAATAGAGAATCACATTCCTGGAGTTTCTTCCTCCTAATCGACAACTCAAGCTGGGCGCAGTGAGAAAAAAGTCTGCTCATTCCTAAACTGCCACTGACCCCTTTCAGGGTGTGGGTCAGATTCCGGAGATCCTCGAAAGCGAGGTTTTTCAGCTGCTCTTGCATGCGACCGGGAAAGCCCTCGTAAGTATTCAAGAATGTTTTTAAAAGTTCCCCGTACAGCTCAGCATCTCCGGCTATTCGGGCGAGTCCTGCCTGCATATCAATACAAGCAGGACTCCTTAAAATGTTGATTGTCTGGGTTGAGGAGATCTGTGGTGAACTTTTCTGTGGTTCAAGGGCCGCTTTTGGCAGCAACTCGGCAATGAGGGCGTATAAGGCGTCAGGGTTGATTGGTTTGGTTATGTAGTCAGACATTCCCAACTCCAGGCACTTTTCCTTTTCCTCCGGCATTGCATGGGCGGTGATGGCGATTATCGGCAGGGTTCCGGTTGGTCCGGGTAATTGCCGAATCGCCTGTGTTGCCTTATAGCCATCCATGACCGGCATCTGGAGGTCCATGAGGACGAGGTCGAAATTCGTCGCTTCCGAGCGACGGAGGATATCCAATGCCTCGGCCCCATTAGCTGCGACGGTGACTGCGATGCCGGCCGAGTGGAGGAAACCGAGGGCCACCTGTTGATTGATCTCGTTGTCCTCAACAAGGAGAATCTTTGCTCCTTGAAGATGCCCGGGTGGTGGCTGGAAGGTCTTTTGCTGGTTGTCGGTGGAAGGAAGATGGTAGACTCCTTCCACCTTTAGCAAGGTGAGAAGCGCTTGCAGTAATCGTGCTGGGGTGATCGGTTTGGCGAGAAAGAGATCGCAGTCCGGAAGGGACTTCCCGGAAAAATGGGTGGCAAGCCGGTGCATACCAACCATTAATATTGCCGGTTTTACAGTGTTCGAGGTCGATGACTTGATTTTTCGCAGCATCTCCGGATACCGTTGTCCATAGGTCGGGCAATCAATAATCACCAGATCATAGGGGGGGAGGTTTCCCTGGGAATGCAGGGCGGAGAAAACTTCATCAAAGGACAGAGCCTGAAAGACCGTGACACCGAAATTGGTGAGCTGGCAGGACAATTCCGTGGCGGTTTGCGGTGTGTCCGACATGACTATCGCCTTTTTGCCACTTATCGCCTCAGGCGCCGAGAAGAACCGAGGCGAATCCTCCTGGCGTTCAAGCGGCAGGGAAAAACTAAAGGTGGTTCCGGTGCTTTCTCCGCGATCTAAATAGATATGCCCGTTCATCATTTCAACCAGGCGCTTGCAGATTGCAAGGCCCAAGCCGGTCCCCCCGAATCTACGGGTGATCGATGTGTCAGCCTGGGTGAAAGGCTGAAAAAGGTTTTTCGCTTGTTCATCGGAGATACCGGCACCGGTATCCTGCACGGAAAAAAGCAGTCGCACCATATTGTTGTCGTCATCGTCTTTCTCAGGAAGCGTTGAGATATGCAGGCTGATAAAACCGCTTTCGGTAAATTTAAAGGCATTGGTGATGAGATTGGTAAGAACCTGGCCAAGGCGTAACGCGTCTCCTTTGACCATGCATGGAGTCTCGGCTTCGATATGGAAGTAGAATTCCAGTCCGGATTCCTCACTTCTCAGGCTGATAATTGTCGATAGGTTTTCGAGAACATCGCGCAGATCGAAGGGGAAGTTCTCGATGGTGAATTTCCCCGCCTCGATCTTGGCGTAATCGAGTATGGCGTTGATGATACCAAGAAGGGAATGGGATGCATTGTTGATTTTCCCTAGATAATCGAGATGATCCTCAGGTTTGGCGGTCCTGAGAGCGAGGTCGGAAAAGCCGAGGATGGCATTCATCGGCGTTCGTATCTCATGGCTCATATGGGCGAGGAATTCCATTTTGGCTATTGCCGATTTTTCGGCAATCTCCTTGGCCTTATACATTTCACTGGAAAAATAATTGACCGATCTGGTGATTTCGCTGATTTCATCGCATCCTTCAACGGGGATACGTTTGTTTTCTCCGGCAACCATGGCCAATACCGTCCGATTGAGGTGGCGGAGACGAGCTATCAAGACGCGGCGAAAGTAAAAAAAGAAGATGACGGCCAGAAGGATTGAGGCGATGAAAAGAGCTGAGAGAATCCGTATCAGCTGTTTGACTTTATCAGACATTAAAAGGGTTTGGGAACCGACCGAGGAAGTAAGCTGAAAAAAGCCGGCAAGGCTGGACTCCTCCTTTTCGTCTACTAGGCCTTTGGCCAAGGTGTATTGGGCATCCGATTGGCCGCGGATGCTTTCAAAATGTTGGGCGAGCTTTAAAACACCCTGATCTCCGAGTGTTTCTGTATGGATTCGAGCAATTAAATCCGTGATCGTTTGCTGCAGATGCGATGGCAGCGTTTGGCCGGCAGCGGTCATCTCGGCAAGCGTCTTTTCTACGTCCTTGACATGTTCGTCAATGCTTTGCAGGGCATTCCCCGAGGCCGCCAGCTGGACGTGGGAAATGGTGGCGATAGCTTGGTCGACAATGCTTTTGACGGTTGCGGAGGTGGCGGCATCGCCCTCAAGATTCTGGGTGTCCCTTGATATCGTCAAAGTATGTTGGAAAAGTGGCAGCAAGTTGGCGATGGCGGTCAATACGTCTTGCCGAAGGTCTATTTGCAAACTGACGAGATTGTCCAGTTCACTAAGAATATTCTTCAGGGTTTGGAGCTTCGTATCGTTGCCGGCCTCTATTTCTGGTGTTCGGCTCACTGAGAAATTCGCAAGCTTGGTAAAATGATGGTTGATTTTATCAACCAGTATGCGTCGTTCGGAATGTGCTTGGGCCGAGTGGAGGTAGCCAGTCTGTTGGAGAAGCTGGTTTAGAAGAATGGAGGTCTGGGCCTCATGGGTTGCTTGCGGAAAAGTCCGGTTTGACAGATCCAGTAATACCTGTTGAAAGCCAATGAAACCGAGAAGGGAGATGATCGAAATTGCAGAAAAAAGTGTTCCGGTGAGGAGTATCCCGCCTATGACTGTGGCCGCGATGGATCGTGGCCGGTAAAAGGTTTTCGTCGTCGCTGTAGACAGCTCAGGTGGGTTGCTTTTATTCATATCATGATGCCGTTGCCTGGCAGTGTTTTCTACTTGAGCACCTTTGATGCCGTGCTGTGCATGAGGATGATAAAAGGCTAGGGCGTTGGATAGTCCTCGTCATGTGAGTCACAAAATGGAGCAGCATAAGCGTGATACCATTCGAATATAATACCGATGTTCCGGTGATCTTTAGGGCTCTATTTACCAAAGAGCAGGGGAGGGACAAGAGAGCAGCTGAGATTGTATAGCAAAAAGCGAAAAAAAGTTAAGAGAAATGTCGGTGGCCAGTATTTTCTTGATACCGGAGATTTTTCCACATAGAATTTACATTGTGAGAAAATTTATTAATGCCATGCTGGGTATCTCCGTTCATCTCACCAGGAAAATGATCGATACAAGGCACTTGTACCCCCCGAGAGGGATAAAGCCCTTTACCTGTTTGCCGGGGCCAGGGAATACGACTGAAAAGGGGTGAAGAAATGTTCACAAAATGCCTGCTGTTGCTCAGTATGGTGCTGGCGTGCTGCGACTACGCTTATGGTGGGCAAAAATCAACCGCCGGGTATGTCTCGGCTTTGCAGGGTGAGGTGTATGCAGTCAATGGCGATGGGGTCACCAGGCTGCTCAAGGTGAAAGACCAGGTGGCGACCGAGGATTTTATAGTCACCGAAGAAAAAGGCCGGGTGCAGATCGTTTTCCAGGACAATACCGTCGTCAGTCTCGGCGAGAAGAGTCGCCTCAAATTAACCGATTACAGCTGGTCGCAGGAAAGGAAGAAAGGTAAATTTAACGTTACCGTTACCGAAGGTCTGTTCCGGATCATTGGCGGCAAGATAACCAAGTCCAATCCGGAGGCCTTTATCGCCAAGACTCCGGCGGCATCCATCGGTATTCGGGGGTCTGGGTATGCCGGCAGGGTGAGCGGAAGGAAACTCGAGGTGTTTTTGCTCAACGGCAAAGGCATCGACGTTTCCAACGCCAGGGGCTCGGTGGCGCTTCTGGTGCCGGGCATGGGCACGACGGTGAACGATTCCATGACCGCGCCCGCAGCCGCTCGCCAATTTAATGCGGCAGAGATCTATCCGATTGAAAAAGGCTCCACCTTCGGGTCGACGACCGGTGGATCAGCCATTGGTCCGAATGCGGTTATCGTCAACCAGGCGACTATCTCCGACTCCGTTAATGTGGCCATAGGGAAAGACAATAATGCCCAGATGGGTTCCATCCGGATTAAAGAGTCCGAAGTGCAAGGGACCGTCGTCAACCAATCGAAGATTAAAAGTTCGGCAAACGTCGCTTCCGGTACCCACAACACCGCGATCATGGGTTCTGTCAATGTTGAATAGATGCGGCCAATTATATTATCAACCTGACAGACATTGTTGGCCGGTAGGTGGGTTGTATGTGATAATCGAGTCCTCCCTCAGTTGTGGTTCTGAATCCCTTGCCAGTCGGCGGGTGGCGGGTTGACGAGGAAATTGCGGCAGCGTTCCCGGTACATTTCATAAATCCAATCCTGTCTTTGTTCGCAAAGGCTGCTGAAAAGGGCCAGGGCCCTGGCAAATTGCCACGATTGGTAACTGGCCAGCGCTGCCTGATAGCGCTCTTCTTCCTCTTTGCTGCCTGATGCGCTGTCCGGTGGCAGCGGCTCGAAGAGGTCGACCGCCTTGTTGCGGCCCTTGACCATGACCGTATCGATGAATCGGCAGCGGATGTCCTGCGGGAGGTCTTTGGTGGTGAACTCGGAAATGAGAATCTTGTTTTTATAATATTTGGTCAAGCCCTCAATTCGCGAGGCGAGATTGACGTTGTCCCCGAGCACCGTATAGTCAAAGCGTTTGCTGCTGCCGAAATTACCGGCGCTGACGTTGCCGGTGTTGATACCGATACCTATTTCAATTGTCCTTCCGGAAAGCTGCAACAGGGACTCGGGCCGTTCGATCGCCTCAATCATTTCCAGTGCCGCCCGAACGGCATTGGCGGCATGTTGCGGGTCGTCAAGCGGGCTCCCCCAAATGGCCATGATCGCATCTCCGATATATTTATCGACCATGCCGTTATTGTTAATGATGATATCGGTCATGAGGGAAAAGAAGCGGTTGAGGAATTGACCGATCTCGGCAGCGGAAGTGATTTCTGAAAGGCTTGTGAAATTTCTGATGTCGCAAAACATGATAGTTACTTCCCTGCTTTCAACCGAAAGGTTGAGCTTGTCGGGATTGAGCAAGAGTTCGTTGACGATCGATGGAGAGACGTAATGGGAAAAGGCCCGTCTGATGAAAAGCCGCCTTTTCCCTTCAAAAAAATAATTAAACAGGGTTACAGTCATGAAAACGGCGAGCAACGAGGCAAGAATATAGGAGATGCCAAGAAGCTGGTGCTTCTGAAACAGGAACTGGTAGTTGCCGATGACAATTGCCGCAAGAATGACCAATCCGGCGGAATAACCAAGGAAGGGGCCCAAAGAAACCAAAGAGATTGCCAACAACAGCCCGGCGACGATGATGATGAAATAGGTCAGACCAATTTCCGTATAATTTTCCCAGATCATCTCGTCGCCCTTGACCAGATTGTCAATGACATTGGCATGTACCTCGACTCCAGGAACCCGTGAGGAAAACGGAGTGGCGATAAGGTCCATGACACCTGACGCCGAGGAGCCGATAAGGACATGCTTACCCCGGAGGGCTTCCGTGCCTATCCCCCGCATGACATCCGCGGCGGAAAGATAGGGGAAGGTGTTAAAAGGGCCACGAAAATTGATCGTCAAATGTCCAAGGTCGTCGGTTCTGATAAATTCATCGCCGAGCGAAACACCAAAAAGCGCCTTTTGCTGCGTGTCGCCGATATTGCTGAGATGCAGCCGGGCCTCATGCTTTCCTCTGCCGATCCGGAACATCTCGAAGGCAAGAGATGGGTAGGGAATATCGTCCTGCATGAGAAAGAGCGCCACCTTGCGTACTGTGCCACTTTGGTCCGGAAAGACGTTGAAAAAACCCTCCGAGGAGGCGGTGGCTATTTCGGGAATATTCAGGAGGGGTCGATAGGCGCGGAGGAGCTTCAGGTCGGAGAATTCGCTGCCTCCCTCGCCGGCGATACTGACATTAAGCGATGGGAAAGGGCTGCGTCCACTGGTCTTCAGGCCATCTTGCCGAAAGAGGAACATATAACCAAGAACCCCTGGTCCAGAGGAGATGGCGTTGCCAAGCAGCCGGTCATGGTCCAGTTCCTGTTTTTCTGCAGCATTCTTGAAGATGGCATCGAGATTGTCGCAACCGCTGAGAATGTCGCGGTATTGCGAGAGGAGAGCGGTGGGTGAGGTTCGGTCCTTTTCGGCAAAGAGGATGTCGAAGCCAAGGACCAGCGCCCCTGCTCCGTAGATTTTTTGGGTGAGGTCAGCGACAATATCCCTCGGCCATGGCCATTGGCCGTGTTCCTTAAGGCTTGGCTCATCGATATCGACGATGATCACCGCGCCGGAAGTCGGTTGGGGGCCACGCACCCGAAACATCGCATCGACGATCCTCGCGTCAATGGCCGAGAAGAAAGCCGGCTTCTCGTAGCCAAAGGAATACCACAGCAGGCAGCAGGCGATAATGGAGACCAGTCCGGCCTTGAAGGGGGTCGGGCGGAGGAGGGATCTGGTGAAGGTCGTTTGCATCTCGAACCACCGGGTTGCTTGAGAAACAGGTCATGTAGCAAAATCATACATGATCGGCGCGGTGATTCGAAGGAATTTTCTGCAGTTGGAGCGCTTGGTGAATTTTTATATGGAAACGGTTTACGGGATGCTGTCACCCTGGTCAACGGGTGTTCTCCAATACCCCGTCCCGCAGGGTGAAACAGTGATCCATCCGCTCCGCCAGGCTGGTATTGTGGGTGACCATGATAGTACTCAGTTTACGCTCTCGGCAAAGGTTGTGGAGGAGATCGAACACCAGGTTGCCGGCCCTTGAATCGAGGTTGCCGGTGGGTTCGTCGGCAAGTAGCAGCTCAGGTTGCATGACTAGGGCCCGAGCCAGCGCCGCCCGCTGCTGCTCGCCGCCGGACAATTCGAGGACCTTGTGGTGGATGCGATGACTGAGTTCAACCTGTTCAAGGAGTTCCATGGCCTGCCCGGC harbors:
- a CDS encoding adenylate/guanylate cyclase domain-containing protein → MQTTFTRSLLRPTPFKAGLVSIIACCLLWYSFGYEKPAFFSAIDARIVDAMFRVRGPQPTSGAVIIVDIDEPSLKEHGQWPWPRDIVADLTQKIYGAGALVLGFDILFAEKDRTSPTALLSQYRDILSGCDNLDAIFKNAAEKQELDHDRLLGNAISSGPGVLGYMFLFRQDGLKTSGRSPFPSLNVSIAGEGGSEFSDLKLLRAYRPLLNIPEIATASSEGFFNVFPDQSGTVRKVALFLMQDDIPYPSLAFEMFRIGRGKHEARLHLSNIGDTQQKALFGVSLGDEFIRTDDLGHLTINFRGPFNTFPYLSAADVMRGIGTEALRGKHVLIGSSASGVMDLIATPFSSRVPGVEVHANVIDNLVKGDEMIWENYTEIGLTYFIIIVAGLLLAISLVSLGPFLGYSAGLVILAAIVIGNYQFLFQKHQLLGISYILASLLAVFMTVTLFNYFFEGKRRLFIRRAFSHYVSPSIVNELLLNPDKLNLSVESREVTIMFCDIRNFTSLSEITSAAEIGQFLNRFFSLMTDIIINNNGMVDKYIGDAIMAIWGSPLDDPQHAANAVRAALEMIEAIERPESLLQLSGRTIEIGIGINTGNVSAGNFGSSKRFDYTVLGDNVNLASRIEGLTKYYKNKILISEFTTKDLPQDIRCRFIDTVMVKGRNKAVDLFEPLPPDSASGSKEEEERYQAALASYQSWQFARALALFSSLCEQRQDWIYEMYRERCRNFLVNPPPADWQGIQNHN